The region CATGCCACACTGGTTCATCAGCACAGCCAGGCCCAATGTCTTGAGGGTCACGGTCTTACCGCCCATGTTGGGGCCGGTAATCAGCAGCAGGCTGGGGCCACCGCTCCCGCTGCCCAGCGCCAGATCGTTCGCCACAGCGCCCTCAATCAGGGGGTGGCGGGCCGCCCGCAGGTCGTAGTCGCCGGGGGTATTCGGCTCGGCGCGGTTGAGCCGCCAGTCGCGGGCCAGCGCCGCCTTGGCCGCAATCAGGTCCAGCTCGGCGATGGTATCCAGCGTCATCGGCACCGCCGCGTCGCGGGCCAGCAGACCCGACAGTTCGGTGAGGATCCGGCGCACCTCGGCTTCCTCGTCCAGGCGCAGCCGGGTCAGCTCGTTGTTCAGAGCGGTCACGGCAGCCGGTTCCACGAAATAGGTCTGCCCGGTGGCCGAAGCGTCCACGATAATGCCGTCCACCTGTCCCACCCGGCTGGCCTGCACCGGCAGCACGTAACGGTCACGGCGCAGGGTGACGATATTCTCCTGCAGCACGTCCGACCAGCGTTCCAGCGTGGCCTGGAGCCGGTCACGAATCCGGCCGCGCAGGGGGTCGATGCGGCGGCGCAGGTCGCGCAGTTTGGGGCTGGCCTCATCGCGCAGTTCGCCCTCGCGGGTCAGGGCCGACAGATACCGGCTGACCAGCTCGGAGTGATCGCCCAGGCCCAGGGCCACCTCACGCAGCGGCCCGCGCGAATTGGTCTGAATGGCGCGGCGCACCGTCATGGCGCCGTCCAGCGAGTAGGCCACCTGCAGCAGCTCGCCGCCGCTGAGCACCCGGCCCTCGGCGGCCCGGGCCTGCAATTCGCGGATATCAAAAATGCCCCCCAGCGAGAGGCTGACACCGAACAGGGCGTCTTCAACTTCGTCCAGCTCGCGGGCAATGCGCCCGGCGTCGTCGCTGGGCCGCAGCGACGAGCAGCGCTCCACGCCCAGCGCCGTCGCAGCCCGCTGCGCGAGGGCAGCGCGCACGCGGGGAAAATCCAGGGCTTCCAGGGCAGCGTCGGCAAACATCGCCCGGTATCTTAGCAGCGCCCGCCCTGCGCCGGCTGTGCCGAATGGCTTATTTAGCGGTCATGTTCGCCAGCTCCGCGCGGCTCAGGCCTCGCTGTGGTGCTGGCCGTCTTCGGGGTCGTAGCCGTCCAGCACCTCGGGGCGCAGCAGGTACAGGCGGCCGTCCGCCACCCGGATCAGACCCTGTTTCTGAAAGCGCCGCAGCACCCGCGACACCGTCTCGCGGCTGGCCGAAAGTCGCACCATCAAGTCCGCGTGGGTCAGAGGCAATGCCTGAGCGTCGGGGATTCCGGCCTGCACTCGCTGCGCGTACAGCCCGCGCAGCACATGGGCCAAGGCCGCGTCGGTCGAATGCCCCGAGGCGATCAGTTCGTCGTTCAAGTCGCGCACCCGCCCGGCCAGAATGCGGGCGAGGTTCCACAGCAGCGTGGGGTCGCGCCGGGCAATCATTTCCAGGTGTGGCCGGTGCAGCGCCAGGGTATCGCTGGGCAGGGTGGCAGTAACGGTCGCGTTGCGCTCACCGCCCAGCAACAGGGCGCTTTCGCCCACCAGATTGGGCGCGTACAGCTCGCTGACCGTGCGTTCCAGCTGGCCGGTGCCCAGCCGGCTGATGCGCACCGCTCCGGAAGTCAGCAGGTGCAGCAGTTCTCCGTCACGGTCCTGAAACAGCAGCACCTCGCCCTCTTCAAAGTGGTAGGGCACCGCCACACGGCCGGCTTCCCGGAGAGCTTCTTCCGTCGCTCCACAAAACAGTGGATTCTCACGCAATAGCCGCTGTGGGTCCATGAGAACAGTGTAGGGGGCTGGCCAACAATTTTCTGGACTCGGGATCAAGGATTGGCCTGCGGCACATTCTGCGGCAGCTGCTGTAACTGCTCACGCGCCTGATCCAGCGCCCGCTGCAGGCCATCGCTCGCCTGGTCACGGCCCTGCTGCAAACCCTCACGTACACGCTCTTCTGCGGCACGCTGGGTATCTTCCCAGGCCTGCTTGGCTCCATTTTGCAGGTCATTCAGGTCCGGCAGCGGCAGCGGGTCGGCCGGGGTCGCCGGCGCTCCAAAGTCGGTTTCAGGAGTGGGCACTTCCTCAGGGACAGCAGGGGCCGCCGGGGGCATCAGGTCCGGTTGGGACTGCTCAGGCGGCAGGATATCCGGCTCGGGGGGCGGCGCAGCGGGCGCAGGCGCATCTGGCCAGGAGTCCGGGGCCGTCTCGGGCGGCAGGGCCGGGACCGTCTTGGGCTGAGTGGTGACAGGCGGCTCGGGGGCTGCCGGGGCCGCGTCCGTGACCGGTGCCGGGGGCGTAGCACCCGAGCCGGCGGAGGGCGCGCCATCGGCCGCACCGCGCAGTTTCTCGCTCAGGAAAGCCATGTTGATGTGCCGTACCGTTGCGAAGGCGATGCCCTGCGGCACCGCAAAATCCTGTGGTTTGCGCTGGCCCAGCAGGCCGCGCACCGCGTTCTGCCAGACCGGGGCCGGCACCGTGCCGCTGTAGGCCCAAGACGGCAGCGGCTGGTTGTCCTCGCGGCCCACCCAGACGGCTCCGGCCACCCCCGGCACCACTCCGGCAAACCAGAGGTCGCGGATATCGTTGGTGGTCCCGGTCTTGCCGCCCACCGGCCAGCCCTCAATGCGGGCGCGGGCAGCCAGGCCGCCCTGACGCTCGGAGAGGTCGTCCACCACGCCGCGCAGCATATCCAGGCCCAGGTAAGCGGTCCGCTCGTCCCAGACCCGCACCGCCGGCACTTTGGGGCGGCGGTAAACCACCTTGCCCTGTTCGTCTATCACCTGCCGCACGAAAGTGGCCGGGCGGTAGAGACCGCCGTTGGCAAAAGCCGCGTAAGCCGAAGCCATCTGTAGCGGGCTGGCCTCCAGCGTGCCGATGCTGAGGCTGAGGCCCAGGTTCGGCTGCACCTGAAAGCCCAGCTGGGTCAGCTTGCCTTCCAGCTTGTCCACACCCACCTCCTGCGCCAGCCGCACGGTGGGCAGATTTAGCGAATGGTCCAGCGCGTAGCGCAGCGTGACCGGGCGGCCCAGCCAGCGGCCATCGTAGTTCTTGGGCTGATAGTCGCCGGACAGCGGGGCGTCTAGCACAGTGTCGCTCTGCTGCCAGCCCTGCGAAAGTGCCAGGGTATACACGAACGGCTTGATGGAGCTGCCCACCTGCCGGCGCGACTGCGTGGCATTGTCCCAGTCGGCGGGGCGGCTGCCGTCCAGCTGCTGGCCTACCATCGCGGTCACTTCGCCGTTGGCCGGGTCCACAAAAGCCATCCCCAGGGTGGCCCCGGCCGGCAGCTGGGCCTCGCGGGCGGCTTTCTCGACGGCCAGCTGGGCGTCCAGGTCCAGCCCGGTCACGATCTTGGCGCTGGAATAGGCTTCCTTGCGGCCCAGTTGCGCCACCAGTTCGCGCCCCACCGCCTGCAGATAGTGAAACGCCACCTGCGGCGGCCGGGCCGGCAGGTTCTCTTCCAATCGGCCCGGATTTTCCAACACGGCGCCGCGCACGCTGCCGTCGGCATTCCAGCCGATGCGCCAGCCGGCCGGATAAATTGGGGTGCGCCAGGCCTGGTCCGCCTGCGCCTGGGTCACGCTGCCGTCTTCCACCATCCGGTTCAGCAGGTTGCGGGTCAGCGGGCGGAATTCCTCGAACTTCTGATAGCGCGAGTTGGGCGCCGGAATCAGCACCGCCAGGTAGGCACTTTCGGCCAGGTTCAGCTGCGCGGCTTCCTTGCCGAAATAGGCGTGCGCCGCCTGATCAATCCCCACGATCGAGTGCCGGTCGGTCTTGCCCCAGTACACCACGTTCAGGTAAGCCGCCAGAATCTGCGACTTGGAAAAGTTCTTCTCGACCCGCGAGGCCAGCACCGCTTCTTTGAACTTGCGCTCCAGGGTGCGCTCGGCGTTGAGGTCTTCCAGCAGGGTGTTTTTGACCAGCTGCTGGGTAATCGAGCTGCCGCCTTCCAGGTCCCCGAAGAACAGGCCCTTAAGCAGGCCACGGCTGACCCCGATCAGGTCCACGCCGCGGTGGGTATTAAAGCGCCGGTCCTCGCTGCTGACCACCGCTTTACGCAGCGGCTGGCTGATCTCGCCCAGTTCCAGTAGGTTACCGCTGGCCACGGCGCCGCTGCTGAGGCTGGGCGTCAGCACGCCGATCAGGCGGTTCTTGCGGTCATAGACGCGGGTCTCGCCGCCCAGGGCCAGCAGGTCCACATCGTCCACGCTGGGCAGGTCACGGGTCCAGACCACATACATCACTCCGGTCGCTGCCAACAGCAGCAACAGGGCGGCGGCCAGGAAAGCCAGAAGGGGGCGGAGCCAAACTCGGCGCATACTGCCTGACAGCTTAGTGCCCGCCGGTGAGAGCTGAGAGAAAACGGCCCGGCCCTATCACAAGGGGCCGGGCCCCTCAGGCTCTCAGCTCAGCTGCGTGGCTGCTGCCGCAGGGCGTCGCGGATTTCGGCCAGCAGTTTTTCCTCGTTGCTGGG is a window of Deinococcus sp. Marseille-Q6407 DNA encoding:
- a CDS encoding transglycosylase domain-containing protein gives rise to the protein MRRVWLRPLLAFLAAALLLLLAATGVMYVVWTRDLPSVDDVDLLALGGETRVYDRKNRLIGVLTPSLSSGAVASGNLLELGEISQPLRKAVVSSEDRRFNTHRGVDLIGVSRGLLKGLFFGDLEGGSSITQQLVKNTLLEDLNAERTLERKFKEAVLASRVEKNFSKSQILAAYLNVVYWGKTDRHSIVGIDQAAHAYFGKEAAQLNLAESAYLAVLIPAPNSRYQKFEEFRPLTRNLLNRMVEDGSVTQAQADQAWRTPIYPAGWRIGWNADGSVRGAVLENPGRLEENLPARPPQVAFHYLQAVGRELVAQLGRKEAYSSAKIVTGLDLDAQLAVEKAAREAQLPAGATLGMAFVDPANGEVTAMVGQQLDGSRPADWDNATQSRRQVGSSIKPFVYTLALSQGWQQSDTVLDAPLSGDYQPKNYDGRWLGRPVTLRYALDHSLNLPTVRLAQEVGVDKLEGKLTQLGFQVQPNLGLSLSIGTLEASPLQMASAYAAFANGGLYRPATFVRQVIDEQGKVVYRRPKVPAVRVWDERTAYLGLDMLRGVVDDLSERQGGLAARARIEGWPVGGKTGTTNDIRDLWFAGVVPGVAGAVWVGREDNQPLPSWAYSGTVPAPVWQNAVRGLLGQRKPQDFAVPQGIAFATVRHINMAFLSEKLRGAADGAPSAGSGATPPAPVTDAAPAAPEPPVTTQPKTVPALPPETAPDSWPDAPAPAAPPPEPDILPPEQSQPDLMPPAAPAVPEEVPTPETDFGAPATPADPLPLPDLNDLQNGAKQAWEDTQRAAEERVREGLQQGRDQASDGLQRALDQAREQLQQLPQNVPQANP
- a CDS encoding Crp/Fnr family transcriptional regulator, which translates into the protein MDPQRLLRENPLFCGATEEALREAGRVAVPYHFEEGEVLLFQDRDGELLHLLTSGAVRISRLGTGQLERTVSELYAPNLVGESALLLGGERNATVTATLPSDTLALHRPHLEMIARRDPTLLWNLARILAGRVRDLNDELIASGHSTDAALAHVLRGLYAQRVQAGIPDAQALPLTHADLMVRLSASRETVSRVLRRFQKQGLIRVADGRLYLLRPEVLDGYDPEDGQHHSEA